A stretch of Mucilaginibacter terrae DNA encodes these proteins:
- a CDS encoding helix-turn-helix transcriptional regulator — translation MNRIDRISAILIQLQSRRVVKAQFIADRFDISLRTVYRDIRTLEEAGVPIIGEAGTGYSLADGYRLPPIAFTLEEATALFTAEKLVETLTDEVNSGSYQSAMYKVRAVLRNAEKDYLAGIDSRVEVLKSRRTTQLHEGVNPMQPILKAIAEKKVVSLKYFSYYRQVHTERCVEPVGVFYLDRYWHLIGFCRMQNDYRDFRFDRMLDVKLTDENVVKQHPALKTYIDNSYHERDVHKVVLRVDKKMSLHLGDEKLYHGLVGEVDLGDEIEMTFLTGFMEGFARWFLFFADYATIIEPEILREKAKEVIDKVLLKL, via the coding sequence GTGAATCGCATCGACCGCATATCGGCCATATTAATTCAGTTGCAATCGCGCAGGGTGGTTAAGGCACAGTTTATAGCCGATAGGTTTGACATTAGTTTGCGTACCGTTTACCGCGACATCCGTACACTTGAAGAGGCCGGAGTACCCATAATTGGCGAAGCCGGGACTGGTTACTCGCTGGCCGATGGCTATCGTTTGCCCCCCATTGCCTTTACCCTTGAAGAAGCCACTGCCCTGTTTACTGCCGAAAAGCTGGTGGAAACGCTAACCGATGAGGTAAACAGCGGCAGCTATCAATCGGCCATGTATAAGGTGCGTGCCGTTTTACGTAATGCCGAAAAAGATTATTTAGCCGGGATAGACAGCCGGGTTGAAGTACTAAAAAGCCGCCGCACCACACAATTGCATGAAGGGGTTAACCCCATGCAGCCTATTTTGAAAGCCATTGCCGAAAAGAAAGTAGTAAGCCTTAAATATTTTTCGTACTACCGGCAGGTACATACCGAGCGTTGTGTGGAACCGGTAGGCGTATTTTACCTCGACCGCTACTGGCATCTTATAGGCTTTTGCCGTATGCAGAACGATTATCGCGATTTTCGTTTCGACCGCATGCTGGATGTTAAGTTGACGGATGAGAACGTAGTAAAGCAGCACCCTGCCCTCAAAACTTACATTGATAATAGTTACCACGAGCGCGATGTGCACAAGGTGGTATTGCGGGTTGATAAAAAAATGTCCCTTCACCTGGGAGACGAAAAACTGTATCACGGCCTGGTAGGCGAAGTTGATTTAGGCGATGAAATAGAAATGACCTTTTTAACTGGTTTTATGGAAGGCTTTGCCCGCTGGTTTTTGTTTTTTGCCGATTATGCCACCATTATTGAGCCCGAAATTTTGCGCGAAAAGGCAAAAGAAGTTATTGATAAAGTTTTATTGAAACTGTAA
- a CDS encoding outer membrane beta-barrel family protein yields MKYTLTLLFALLVGKLGFSQTTYSVKGSAADTIANVKLVNATISVLNAKDSTLRGFTRVAPDGSFSITKKLGKGKFILLATYPKYADYVEEFTLDSAHTTRNFGRISMILKSKLLEGVIVKGTRAAIKIKGDTTEYNASSFTVQPGAKVEDLLKQLPGIQVDKDGKITAQGQAVPKVLVDGEEFFGDDPTLVTKNLRADMVDKVQLYDKTSDQAAFTGIDDGQKTKTINIKLKEDKKNGYFGKADAGLGTKDFYSGQLAVNKFAGKEKMSAYGTLANTGKTGLGWEDANKFGTSNNNVEISDGGISIFSNNSDDIEGWGGQYNGEGFPTARAGGLHYDNKWSGDKQTINGNYKIGSLNVVGDRSNLTQNNIAGNTPGADFINSRSTSNFRNYIFRQKLDGAYNLKLDSLSNLKLTFDGTFKNTETENTTLSQSDRSSGSRLNNNINRLNTKGDQKTFNFSALYTKKFKKVGRTLSVSLSESLDRVDNEGQQYARLESFNETGTPTGNELTDLEKYTDVKSNMVTTSVTYTEPLSKSSSILASYGLNVSNSDADRRAFGQSTPGSGNYDVLDTRFSNHYQLDQLINQAGAVFNYKKDKTTFNFGTKVGLANFKQEDMYTGNKFTRNFSNWNPQASYQYRFSQQKSFRFNYNGNTRQPSLDQIQPIRNNNDNTTIIEGNPNLTPSFNNRFQATYNSYKVLSNRSIWLNGSYSFTSNPIVSNSDFDSSTGKTTRRYSNLASETPTAFSINAQMDSKVKFLFGINVGINAYASGNTSFNKVTRNTIEQTNRSRSNTYQVGLNISRYVEKKFDFYANFGPTYNTSVSSLNPNTNNNGKGFNGFHYLNVYLPGKIQIGAEGEYQYRAATETFNESFSRYLLTASITKSFFKEQNLKIKANCNDVFNQNQGFSRNISGNYITQNNYTTIKRYFLFSIIYEFNKMGGGAPKQ; encoded by the coding sequence ATGAAATACACCCTGACCCTCCTCTTCGCATTGCTTGTTGGTAAGCTTGGTTTTTCGCAAACCACTTACTCGGTAAAAGGCTCCGCTGCCGATACCATTGCCAATGTAAAACTGGTAAATGCCACCATTTCAGTTCTTAACGCCAAAGATTCAACCCTGCGTGGTTTTACCCGCGTAGCCCCCGACGGTAGTTTCTCGATCACTAAAAAACTCGGGAAAGGCAAGTTTATCCTTTTGGCTACCTACCCCAAGTATGCTGATTATGTGGAGGAGTTTACGCTCGATTCGGCTCATACCACGCGCAATTTTGGCCGCATAAGCATGATCCTTAAATCAAAATTACTCGAAGGCGTAATTGTAAAAGGAACCCGCGCCGCTATTAAAATTAAAGGTGATACTACAGAGTATAATGCGTCAAGTTTCACTGTGCAACCCGGAGCCAAGGTTGAAGATCTGCTTAAGCAACTGCCCGGTATACAGGTTGACAAAGACGGCAAAATAACCGCACAGGGCCAGGCTGTACCCAAAGTACTGGTTGATGGCGAAGAGTTTTTTGGCGACGACCCCACCCTGGTAACCAAAAACCTGCGTGCCGATATGGTGGATAAAGTACAACTATACGATAAAACCAGCGACCAGGCTGCCTTTACCGGTATTGATGATGGCCAAAAAACCAAAACCATCAATATTAAACTTAAAGAAGATAAAAAGAACGGCTATTTTGGCAAGGCTGATGCCGGTTTAGGAACCAAAGATTTTTACTCGGGCCAGTTGGCAGTAAACAAATTTGCCGGTAAAGAAAAAATGTCGGCCTATGGCACATTGGCCAATACGGGTAAAACCGGTTTAGGCTGGGAAGATGCCAATAAATTTGGTACTTCGAACAATAACGTGGAAATTTCGGATGGTGGTATTTCTATCTTCTCCAACAACAGCGATGATATTGAAGGCTGGGGTGGCCAATACAACGGCGAGGGTTTTCCAACAGCCCGTGCAGGTGGTTTACACTATGATAATAAATGGAGTGGTGATAAGCAAACCATTAACGGGAACTACAAAATTGGTTCGTTAAACGTGGTGGGCGACCGAAGCAATTTAACTCAAAACAATATTGCCGGTAATACCCCGGGAGCTGATTTTATCAACTCGCGCTCTACCTCCAATTTCCGCAATTATATTTTTCGCCAAAAGCTGGATGGTGCTTATAATTTAAAGCTTGACAGCCTATCGAACCTGAAACTTACGTTTGATGGTACCTTTAAAAATACTGAAACCGAGAACACTACCTTGTCGCAAAGCGATAGGTCGTCGGGTTCGAGGTTAAACAATAACATTAACAGGCTTAACACCAAAGGAGATCAAAAAACCTTTAATTTCAGTGCGTTATACACCAAAAAATTCAAAAAAGTGGGCCGCACGCTATCAGTTAGCCTGAGCGAGTCATTAGACCGTGTGGACAATGAAGGCCAGCAATACGCCAGATTAGAGAGTTTCAATGAAACCGGCACACCAACCGGCAACGAGCTAACAGATCTGGAAAAATATACGGATGTAAAATCGAACATGGTAACCACCAGCGTTACTTATACTGAACCGTTAAGCAAATCATCTTCTATACTGGCAAGTTACGGCTTAAACGTAAGCAACAGTGATGCCGACCGCAGAGCCTTTGGGCAATCAACACCGGGAAGTGGTAATTATGATGTATTGGATACCCGCTTTAGTAACCACTACCAGTTAGACCAGTTAATTAACCAGGCCGGAGCGGTATTCAATTACAAAAAAGACAAAACCACCTTTAACTTCGGCACTAAGGTTGGCTTAGCAAACTTTAAGCAAGAGGATATGTACACCGGTAACAAGTTTACCCGTAACTTTTCTAACTGGAACCCGCAGGCCAGTTACCAGTACCGTTTTTCGCAGCAAAAATCATTCAGGTTTAACTACAATGGTAACACCCGCCAGCCAAGCCTCGATCAAATTCAGCCCATACGTAACAACAACGATAATACCACCATTATTGAGGGTAACCCTAACTTAACGCCATCGTTCAATAACCGTTTCCAGGCTACTTACAACTCGTACAAAGTATTGAGTAACCGCTCTATATGGCTTAATGGTTCGTACTCATTTACCTCAAACCCAATCGTAAGCAACTCTGATTTTGATAGCAGCACCGGTAAAACCACCCGCCGCTATTCAAACCTGGCATCTGAAACCCCTACTGCTTTTAGCATAAACGCCCAAATGGATAGTAAGGTTAAGTTTTTATTTGGCATAAACGTAGGTATAAACGCTTATGCAAGCGGTAACACCTCGTTTAACAAAGTAACCCGCAATACTATTGAGCAAACCAATCGTTCGCGCTCAAATACTTACCAGGTTGGCTTAAATATTTCTCGCTATGTGGAAAAGAAATTTGATTTCTACGCCAACTTTGGCCCTACCTACAACACCAGTGTATCATCGTTAAACCCTAACACTAACAACAACGGTAAAGGCTTTAACGGCTTCCATTATTTAAACGTTTACCTGCCCGGTAAAATTCAAATAGGTGCCGAAGGCGAGTACCAATACCGCGCCGCTACCGAAACCTTTAATGAAAGCTTTAGCCGTTACCTGTTAACCGCATCTATCACTAAGTCTTTCTTTAAAGAGCAAAACCTTAAAATTAAAGCCAACTGTAACGATGTATTTAACCAAAATCAGGGCTTTAGCCGTAATATATCGGGTAACTACATTACCCAAAACAATTACACTACTATTAAACGCTATTTCCTGTTCTCAATAATTTACGAGTTTAACAAAATGGGCGGCGGTGCACCTAAACAATAA
- a CDS encoding GLPGLI family protein, translating into MKIKNIIAALALTLISGSIMAQNAHFAESGTIEYEKTINMWAIMKKRINKDNESYMQPAYESYRKSQPQFKKLTSTLTFGDNKTMFVPKPDDGPQNFWGAVMVAQNNTTASDLSTQTSVIQKKVYEETFLVKDSIRAIKWKITDETREIAGFACRRANAVIMDSIYLVAFYTEEIAVSGGPENFSGLPGMILGLAMPHENITWFATKVTDVAIPPAKLIAPTKGKTVNNKQLRATLDEAMKDWGEYAKDEYKAFMLE; encoded by the coding sequence ATGAAGATCAAAAATATTATAGCAGCACTTGCACTTACGCTCATTAGCGGCAGTATAATGGCTCAAAATGCTCACTTTGCCGAGAGTGGAACCATTGAGTACGAGAAGACAATAAACATGTGGGCCATTATGAAAAAGCGGATTAATAAAGACAACGAGAGCTATATGCAACCGGCTTATGAATCGTACCGTAAATCGCAGCCACAGTTTAAAAAACTCACCAGTACATTAACTTTTGGCGATAATAAAACCATGTTTGTGCCTAAGCCTGATGATGGTCCGCAAAACTTTTGGGGAGCGGTAATGGTAGCGCAAAACAATACCACGGCATCTGACCTGAGCACCCAAACCAGCGTTATCCAGAAAAAGGTTTACGAAGAAACCTTTTTAGTAAAAGACAGCATACGCGCCATTAAATGGAAAATAACCGACGAAACCCGCGAAATTGCTGGTTTTGCATGTCGCCGGGCCAATGCAGTTATTATGGATTCTATTTATTTGGTTGCCTTTTATACCGAGGAGATAGCCGTATCGGGCGGGCCGGAAAATTTTAGCGGTTTACCAGGCATGATATTAGGCTTAGCTATGCCTCACGAAAATATTACCTGGTTTGCTACTAAGGTAACTGATGTAGCTATTCCTCCGGCTAAGCTGATAGCACCAACCAAAGGCAAAACAGTTAACAACAAACAACTACGCGCCACACTTGATGAAGCCATGAAAGACTGGGGCGAGTATGCGAAGGACGAGTATAAGGCGTTTATGCTCGAATAA
- a CDS encoding RNA polymerase sigma factor, with product MEANTINHEAWLTRLYLDAFPAASRYISKQGGSLDEAKDLFQDALVIYYEKTIAGNTNAPRNEKAYLLGITKHLWYHYRQKQQGLLSDDVLNYTDIPNDAPLIPSAKRLLRYLEAAGQRCMDMLQAFYYDKQNMREIAERFGLSGERSATVQKHKCLEKVRDKVKEKSLVYEDFCE from the coding sequence ATGGAAGCAAATACGATTAATCATGAGGCATGGCTTACCCGGCTGTACCTTGATGCTTTCCCGGCAGCGTCAAGGTACATTAGCAAGCAGGGTGGCAGTTTGGATGAAGCTAAAGATCTATTTCAGGATGCGCTGGTGATCTATTACGAAAAAACTATTGCCGGTAACACCAATGCTCCGCGTAACGAAAAAGCTTACCTGTTAGGCATCACCAAACACCTGTGGTATCATTACCGCCAAAAACAGCAGGGGTTATTGAGCGATGATGTGCTGAATTATACTGATATACCAAACGACGCGCCCCTCATTCCATCGGCCAAACGTTTACTGCGTTATCTTGAAGCTGCCGGGCAGCGTTGCATGGACATGCTGCAGGCCTTTTATTACGATAAGCAAAATATGCGGGAGATAGCCGAACGTTTCGGCCTCTCGGGCGAGCGGTCGGCCACGGTGCAAAAGCACAAATGTTTAGAAAAAGTACGCGATAAAGTGAAAGAAAAATCCCTGGTTTATGAAGATTTCTGTGAGTGA
- a CDS encoding MGH1-like glycoside hydrolase domain-containing protein, which yields MNAEQIRLQEHYAGKNNWLKWGPYLSERQWGTVREDYSADGNAWNYVSHDAARSKAYRWGEEGIAGISDDCQILCMSLALWNGKDPILKERLFGLTNGEGNHGEDVKELYYYLDSTPTHSYLKMLYKYPQQAFPYKKLVEENRGRSKHEPEFELIDTGIFDHDEYFDVFAEYAKNNEEDILIRYTIHNRGLADAELHILPQIWFRNTWLADGNARPEILSQGNNTLFLRCRELHDYHCYADGNAELLFTENETNNERLYNSANKTAYVKDGINDRVVSNDLNAVNTNDIGTKAAYWYKLNVPAKGSVTIKLRLSQNKQAEPFAGFDDIFNTRMAEADGFYTPLHGEKATADEKLVQRQAWAGMLWSKQFYSYNLKRWLDGDPGEPAPPRNRRTGRNNHWQHFVAEDIISMPDKWEYPWFAAWDLAFHCIALAPLDAGFAKNQLKLLVSANYIHPNGQLPAYEWDFGDVNPPVHALATWEVFEMERKATGTGDLAFLEEVFQKLTMNFTWWVNRKDSEGNNIFEGGFLGLDNIGVFNRSAPVPGGGFLEQADGTSWMAMYSLNMMRIAMELALHNNAYESMAIKFAEHFLYIAGSLADMGEDLTGLWDDEDGFYYDLLRHPDCTWDRLRIRTMVGLIPLFAVEVFEESKWQNLPNLVKRLDWFMKQRPDLVNLVSRWKDIQGNQTHLFSLLRGHRMKLLLKRMLDDKEFFSPYGIRSVSKVYEDQPFQYWLGGEDYSVKYTPAESDSNMFGGNSNWRGPVWIPLNYLLVESLYRFHEYYTDDFKVECQAGSGNYATLAQIAGELGNRLKSIFLCNDKGERPVFGGHPKLNHDEHFKDYILFHEYFHGDNGKGLGASHQTGWTGLVALLK from the coding sequence ATGAATGCTGAACAAATTCGCCTGCAAGAACATTATGCAGGTAAAAATAACTGGCTTAAATGGGGGCCGTACTTATCTGAACGCCAATGGGGAACTGTACGCGAAGATTATAGTGCCGACGGTAATGCCTGGAACTACGTAAGCCATGATGCCGCCCGCAGTAAAGCCTACCGCTGGGGCGAAGAAGGTATTGCCGGTATAAGCGATGATTGCCAGATACTCTGCATGAGCCTTGCCCTATGGAACGGCAAAGATCCGATATTGAAAGAACGCCTTTTCGGGCTTACCAACGGAGAAGGAAACCATGGCGAAGATGTTAAGGAGCTATATTACTACCTCGACAGCACGCCTACGCACAGCTACTTAAAAATGCTGTACAAATATCCGCAGCAGGCATTTCCATACAAAAAGCTGGTTGAAGAAAACCGTGGCCGCAGCAAACACGAGCCTGAGTTTGAACTGATCGATACCGGCATTTTTGACCATGACGAGTACTTTGACGTTTTTGCCGAGTATGCCAAAAACAACGAAGAGGATATCCTCATACGCTATACCATACATAACCGTGGGCTGGCCGACGCAGAGCTACACATCCTTCCGCAAATTTGGTTCAGGAATACCTGGCTGGCCGATGGTAACGCAAGGCCGGAGATACTTTCGCAAGGCAATAACACCTTATTTCTGCGTTGCCGGGAACTGCATGACTACCATTGCTATGCCGATGGCAATGCCGAATTGCTTTTTACCGAAAACGAAACCAATAATGAACGTTTATATAATTCGGCAAACAAAACCGCGTATGTAAAAGATGGTATAAATGATCGCGTTGTTAGTAATGATCTAAATGCCGTTAATACTAATGATATAGGTACCAAGGCGGCTTATTGGTATAAACTAAATGTACCGGCTAAAGGCAGTGTTACCATTAAATTACGATTGAGCCAAAATAAACAAGCTGAACCCTTTGCCGGGTTTGATGATATTTTTAATACCCGCATGGCTGAAGCCGATGGTTTTTATACACCATTGCATGGCGAAAAAGCAACAGCCGATGAAAAATTGGTGCAACGCCAGGCTTGGGCGGGCATGCTGTGGAGTAAACAGTTTTACAGTTACAACCTTAAACGCTGGCTCGACGGCGACCCCGGCGAACCTGCCCCCCCGCGCAACCGGCGCACCGGCCGAAACAATCACTGGCAACATTTTGTGGCCGAAGACATTATTTCGATGCCCGATAAATGGGAGTACCCGTGGTTTGCCGCCTGGGATCTGGCCTTTCATTGCATTGCCTTGGCTCCGTTGGATGCCGGCTTTGCCAAAAACCAATTGAAACTGCTGGTGAGCGCCAATTACATTCATCCAAACGGGCAACTACCTGCCTACGAGTGGGATTTTGGAGACGTAAATCCACCAGTGCATGCGCTGGCCACATGGGAAGTTTTTGAAATGGAGCGCAAAGCCACCGGCACCGGCGACCTGGCTTTTTTAGAAGAAGTCTTCCAGAAACTCACCATGAATTTTACCTGGTGGGTAAACCGCAAGGATAGTGAAGGTAATAATATATTTGAGGGCGGCTTTTTGGGATTGGACAACATAGGTGTTTTTAACCGCAGCGCTCCGGTACCCGGCGGCGGCTTTTTAGAACAGGCCGATGGCACCAGCTGGATGGCCATGTACTCGCTCAACATGATGCGCATTGCCATGGAACTGGCCCTGCATAACAATGCCTACGAAAGTATGGCCATTAAGTTTGCCGAACACTTTTTATACATAGCCGGCTCACTGGCCGATATGGGCGAAGACCTGACCGGGCTTTGGGACGATGAAGACGGTTTTTATTACGACCTGTTGCGCCACCCCGACTGCACCTGGGACCGCCTGCGTATACGTACCATGGTGGGCTTGATCCCCCTGTTTGCGGTTGAGGTTTTTGAAGAATCTAAATGGCAAAACCTGCCCAACCTGGTAAAGCGGCTCGACTGGTTTATGAAGCAGCGTCCCGATCTGGTTAATTTGGTTAGCCGATGGAAAGACATACAGGGTAATCAAACCCACTTATTTTCATTATTGCGCGGTCACCGCATGAAGTTGCTGCTGAAACGGATGCTGGACGATAAAGAATTCTTTTCGCCCTACGGCATTCGTTCGGTATCTAAAGTATACGAGGATCAACCCTTTCAATATTGGCTTGGCGGCGAAGATTATTCGGTAAAATACACTCCTGCCGAAAGCGACAGTAACATGTTTGGTGGCAACAGCAACTGGCGCGGCCCGGTTTGGATACCGTTAAACTACCTGCTGGTCGAATCGCTATACCGTTTTCACGAGTATTACACCGATGATTTTAAAGTTGAATGCCAGGCAGGTTCAGGTAATTACGCTACCCTTGCTCAAATTGCCGGTGAGTTAGGCAATCGTTTAAAATCCATTTTTTTATGTAACGATAAAGGCGAACGCCCGGTTTTTGGCGGTCACCCCAAGTTGAACCATGATGAGCATTTTAAAGATTACATTCTGTTTCACGAGTATTTTCATGGCGATAACGGCAAAGGTTTAGGCGCAAGCCATCAAACCGGGTGGACGGGATTGGTGGCGTTGTTAAAGTAG
- a CDS encoding MIP/aquaporin family protein → MNKTLLKLYLAEFIGTALLLGFGLSIVIFNWGEGTVMESLVPDAGWRRLLTGFLFGTTGCLVTLSPVGKISGAHINPAVSIAFWLCGKMKDHALVGYIISQLLGAVVGCLPLLLWGAQGKSVAYANTVPGDVGIVAAFIGEVITTAGLITLLYIFVSSDKLRDYTPYTMPFLYGFMVWAESPLSGCSTNPARSFGPAVVSGVYTAQWVYWLAPLTGVLLVMGFVKMMNIYRHHEMEAARVSYHDEHSPQSIKTSS, encoded by the coding sequence ATGAACAAAACTCTCCTCAAACTCTACCTTGCCGAATTTATAGGCACAGCCTTATTGCTGGGGTTTGGGCTGAGCATTGTGATATTTAACTGGGGCGAGGGCACTGTTATGGAAAGCCTGGTACCCGATGCAGGTTGGCGGCGCTTGTTAACCGGCTTTTTATTTGGTACTACAGGTTGTTTGGTTACGCTATCGCCTGTGGGTAAAATTAGCGGCGCGCATATTAACCCGGCCGTGAGCATTGCATTTTGGCTTTGCGGTAAAATGAAAGACCATGCTTTGGTGGGTTACATCATTAGCCAGTTATTGGGTGCCGTGGTGGGCTGCCTGCCTTTGTTACTGTGGGGTGCTCAGGGTAAAAGTGTGGCATATGCCAATACTGTACCTGGTGATGTCGGCATAGTGGCGGCCTTTATTGGCGAAGTAATTACCACGGCAGGCCTCATCACCTTACTCTACATATTTGTAAGCAGCGATAAACTGCGCGATTATACCCCTTATACCATGCCCTTTTTATATGGGTTTATGGTCTGGGCCGAATCGCCGTTATCGGGGTGCAGCACTAACCCGGCGCGGAGTTTTGGTCCGGCGGTGGTGAGCGGTGTATATACGGCACAGTGGGTTTACTGGCTGGCACCGTTAACCGGTGTGTTGCTGGTAATGGGTTTTGTTAAGATGATGAATATTTACCGCCATCATGAAATGGAAGCCGCGCGGGTGAGCTATCATGACGAGCATTCGCCGCAAAGCATAAAAACTTCATCATGA
- a CDS encoding SDR family NAD(P)-dependent oxidoreductase, producing MTRFQNKVALVTGSSQGIGAACALRLAADGADIILNGRKLDERGEDIIKQIEALGRRAHFLVADVSKMQNVVDLVNEAISVYGQLDILVNNAGVEKNNDFWNVTEEEYDFVMDTNLKGIFFGIQAFVKYCMNNKRGGVVVNMSSVHEEIIFPHFAAYCASKGGLKMLTRNLATELAPLNIRINNVAPGAIATPINKKLMETPELLEGVLDNIPMRKLGTPEDVAALVAFLASDDAKYVTGSTYFVDGGLTYHYEEQ from the coding sequence ATGACTCGTTTCCAAAACAAAGTAGCTTTAGTAACAGGCAGCAGCCAGGGCATTGGCGCAGCCTGCGCCTTACGCTTAGCCGCCGATGGTGCCGACATTATTTTGAACGGCCGCAAGCTTGATGAACGTGGCGAGGATATAATTAAACAAATAGAAGCATTAGGTCGCCGGGCGCATTTTTTGGTGGCCGATGTAAGCAAAATGCAAAACGTGGTCGATTTAGTGAATGAAGCCATTAGCGTATACGGTCAGCTGGATATACTGGTGAACAATGCCGGGGTTGAAAAGAACAACGATTTTTGGAACGTAACCGAAGAAGAATATGATTTTGTGATGGATACCAATCTCAAGGGCATCTTTTTTGGCATTCAGGCTTTTGTGAAATACTGCATGAATAACAAACGCGGCGGCGTAGTGGTAAACATGAGTTCGGTACACGAGGAAATTATTTTCCCCCACTTTGCAGCCTACTGCGCCAGTAAAGGTGGACTCAAAATGCTTACCCGCAACCTGGCAACTGAACTGGCCCCGCTCAACATTCGTATTAACAATGTAGCGCCCGGAGCCATTGCCACCCCCATCAATAAAAAGCTGATGGAAACCCCCGAATTGCTGGAAGGAGTACTCGACAATATCCCCATGCGTAAATTGGGCACCCCCGAAGATGTAGCCGCACTGGTTGCCTTTTTAGCCAGCGATGATGCCAAGTATGTAACCGGGTCTACTTATTTTGTGGATGGCGGGTTGACGTATCATTATGAAGAGCAATAG